The Cryptomeria japonica chromosome 2, Sugi_1.0, whole genome shotgun sequence region TAATCATTAGTAGAAAGGTCATTATATATTGAATTAGGTTAATAACATATTGATTCGTATTCTTTTTGCATTATACTTCTTTCATAATATTCAATTCAATAGTAAAATAAAGACAAATTTATAGATCATTGTTTCATCAATGAACAACATTGATGATGTTATTTTATCTTAGAATAATAATtctctttattttattttcataaaaacATTTTGACTTGAATAAGTTATGTGTTCTGATATCACATTTTTCTATCTATTGAACATAAGATGTAAAATGGTTTCTACTATCAATGTTAAATATTATCCATTAGAATAATGTAAATGAGGTCTTGTCAACTAAGGCAGGTCCTAATATTCCGTTGATCTGCAATAGCCAATGTCTATCTAACATGGGGGATGCACCTTTCTTAGATatttattaatcaattaattaaaattaGAAGGCAAGGGATTTAAGTAAGCTGAATTGATATTAAAAGCCTCCTAGCCAACGAAGGAAGGCAACTTTGGCTAAATTGCTATTATATTCTCAATTATTTCAACCAAAAAATTGTTATTatattctcaattatttcaatcaCAAAATTGTTATTATATTCTCAATTATTTCTATAGTACAGTGCAAGAAAAGATTAAAACTATAATTCCATTTAAGACTCCGAGGAATCAACAATTTCCATTCAGATTCTGTATTGTATTGAACTAGActggattgaattgaattgaatgcCCATCATGGTGTCCCATTTGGGCCAATTATTGGCTCTGAAACGACTGCGAAATCATATTTCTGTGAGCAGTGGGATGATTTTGTGTTATCTGCTTCCACTGGTGATTGTGGGGGCTGTGATGTTATTAGCTGCTCCACTCAAAGACTCCTCTCGTTTGCAACCCACAGATGCATTCTTCTTCGCCATGGCTGCTGTCACAGGAAGCAGCCTCGCCACTCAGAAAATGTCAGATTTAACCACTTTTCAGACACTCACACTCATGTTCCTCATGCTTTTGGGAGGCCGGGTGTTCGTTTTGGCATTGGAATTGGCCTATACAAGGAAATTCAGGCTGTATGAATCCAAGAACATGATTTTCCCTGTCAGGCATGGCCATGAAGCAGAGAACAACAGGGGAAGAGAAATAGAAGCAACAGGGACTCACATTCTGGTGCAAATACAGGAGGAAAATGATTCAGATGTGAAAAATCCTCTGGATCCCCCGTCCAAGGTACAATCTTTAAACAAGCATTTTCAATTTGAATCCACTGATGTGCGTCCCCTGTTGAGAAGAAGAAAAATGGTTTCCACCTCGCCAGCCAGGGCATACaaatcagaaggagatgtgctcactAGGATTAGAGAACAAGGGTGGATCAGCGACAATAGCAAAGGCCTGGGGATTCAATTGGCTTTTCAGGGTACCCAACAAAATAATGGTCCTGAAGAAACCCAAAATGATCAATTCCAATCCCAGGCCCTCAAGTATTTCAACTATATTGTCATCTGTTACTTTACTGTAGTTCAGCTTGTTGGAATCATATCGGTGATTATTTACTTGAAAACAAATCCAGATTCACAGAAGCCTCTCAGAGAAAGGGGCATCAATTCCACTTTGTTCTCTGTGTTCACCACAATTTCTTCCTTCGCCAATTGTGGGTATGTACAGGTGAATGAAGGCCTGGTGCCATTTCAGCAATCTCCAGGGCTTCTCTGGCTGTTAGTCATTCAGATGGGCCTTGGGAATACCATGTTTTGGCCCTCTGTGAGATTATTAACATGGGGATTAAGCCGTCTGAGGATGTTCACAACAGGTGCACACTCTAGGGCGCTGCAATATATCTTGAAAAATCCTCAGAAATTTTTGCCGTTTGGGTTTAAGCAAACGATGTGGATTGTGGTGGTGGAGTGGGGACTGAACATTGTTCAATTGGGATGTTTAAGTGCTCTGCAATGGAACACAGATGTTTTTCAGGGCCTCACCTGGACTCAGAAATTTTCAACTGGCGTATTCCAGACATTTTCTAGTCGCACCACAGGCATCAATGTTGTAAATATGGTGGATTTATCTCCTACAATTATTTTCATTTACGCTTTCATCATGTAAGTATTTTTTATCAACATTTCATATCATACTCTATAATCCAAAAATATTctacaatctatgttctctatAATCAAATGATCAATCATTACTTAGGATCCATCATTAAAAAGCTCAAGAATAAAATATTGAGTTTGATGCAATTAATGATTTGAGATTTCCCCAAGTTAATCATGTTTTTCTGTTTTGGGGTCAACCTTGTATGAATTTTCTAATTGTTTTCTGAAGATTCGGGCCATCATATATTGTTTGATTATTTTGGCAGGTACATACCATCAGAGGCCGGACTGAAGCAAAAATGGGCTTCATCTGGCAAGGATGACAGTAATTTTTTAACCAGACAAATTCGTAGATCGTTGTTCCAGCGATCAGTGGCGTTGTTGGCAATCACAGTTGTGATCTGCATAATTGAGAATCATAACGTAGTCCATGACCCACTAAATTTTTCCATTTTAAATATGATTTTTGAAACCATCAGGTATTTAGTCTATCTCTTCATTATAGGTATTCTTTTTAAATTTCTGTAATAAATGATTTATATcttaattaattgtttttaaattagattatatatatttttgaCATTGTAGATTACACTCAatgatctatcatcaaaatataaaaaaatgaatcGAAATATGATCCATCATCATCTTATTAATGACGCCATACATTTAATGACTTTTGGTACAGTGCATATGGGAACGTGGGACTCTCTGTTGGATATAGTTGCAGTCTAAGGATGGATAATGGAGCATGTGAGGATGTTCCATACAGTCTATCTGGAAAGTGGAGCGTGGCAGGGAAGCTTTTACTACTCCCCCTTATGCTGCTGGGTAGATTTTGATGAAAGTCAACACATCACTTCTGGTCAAAGTCAAAAGGATTGTAAATATTGTATGCTCTAGCATGGCACTCTTACCTATTGGCCATAATAACCagtatctatatatatagatatatgagaGAGATTTTATGTTGCcagtatctatctatatatatatagatatatgagaGAGATTTTATGTTGTCTTTATCAATGAGAtcatgtatgatattcttcaatctgtgaTAATTGCTAGTAAGATGCCCTTTACTcgtgatactcacaatattcatcatcattccatcaGTTTGGTTTTACTTtcggctcatatggtggattatctggtagtgttatgagcgtgtttgcaaccaatttctttaATGTTGTTTCAATAGGTTCTCCCAACGGAGTGtattttcttcaaggttttgatttcctttgattgttcacttgatcatTCATATTGGATGAGCTTGCACCGAGGAaatttatcttaggtttcacaacattttcATCTACTACTCcgtcattgattgtgttcttattcttgttccaaaagcggggtttgtctttcccatttgattcctctttgatctctttgaatatcttgttgacaccttgttcaataaggactttgtCTATTAccaatcctttctcaatgacctcttttaAGGTAGACAAGCAAGCTTTTCTtatctcatatccaatatccttgttgaaattTTGTGTCTACATGAACTATTAATTTAGAGACTCATTAGCACATCAATAAATAGTAGGAGGTATTTTATATAGTGTTTTAATGATGatatttatttcaaaattcaattttgtatCTTTTTTAAGTTGAACTCATTGAGAAATATTTCATGAGTAGTAGTTCAAATAGACACATCTTCATGAGATATGA contains the following coding sequences:
- the LOC131064268 gene encoding sodium transporter HKT1 translates to MVSHLGQLLALKRLRNHISVSSGMILCYLLPLVIVGAVMLLAAPLKDSSRLQPTDAFFFAMAAVTGSSLATQKMSDLTTFQTLTLMFLMLLGGRVFVLALELAYTRKFRLYESKNMIFPVRHGHEAENNRGREIEATGTHILVQIQEENDSDVKNPLDPPSKVQSLNKHFQFESTDVRPLLRRRKMVSTSPARAYKSEGDVLTRIREQGWISDNSKGLGIQLAFQGTQQNNGPEETQNDQFQSQALKYFNYIVICYFTVVQLVGIISVIIYLKTNPDSQKPLRERGINSTLFSVFTTISSFANCGYVQVNEGLVPFQQSPGLLWLLVIQMGLGNTMFWPSVRLLTWGLSRLRMFTTGAHSRALQYILKNPQKFLPFGFKQTMWIVVVEWGLNIVQLGCLSALQWNTDVFQGLTWTQKFSTGVFQTFSSRTTGINVVNMVDLSPTIIFIYAFIMYIPSEAGLKQKWASSGKDDSNFLTRQIRRSLFQRSVALLAITVVICIIENHNVVHDPLNFSILNMIFETISAYGNVGLSVGYSCSLRMDNGACEDVPYSLSGKWSVAGKLLLLPLMLLGRF